The genomic interval GCAGGAAGTGACCATCGCCGGGAACATGAAGGATATGTTCCAGCAAATTGTCGCGATCGGTAACGATCTAGAGACACGCAGCAATATCCATACGGGCTCGGTGCTGATCGAGCGAATGACGGTTGCAGGGAGCTGATAGGTAACCTGCTCTGGCCTCTTCGCGGGTAAACCCGCTCCCACAGGATCACCGACTGGCTTCAGGTACTGTGGGAGCGGGTTTACCCGCGAAGAGGCCGGTACAGCCCAGCCTGTTTCAGACTGATTTAGAGAACCCGGCCCTGGTGCCGGGTTTTTTTATGCGTCCGACCTCACTGCTTTAGTCTATTCGCACTTGAAGTGATTCTATTTATCACTTAATAATGAATATCATTACCCAGTTGCTTGGCGATGGTGTTCATGAAATCCGTCCTTCACGAATTGCCCTATTTGGAAAACTGGCGCTGGCTCAGTCGGCGCATTCGCTGCGCGCTCGAGCCCGATGAGCCGCGCCTTATCGAGCACTACCTGGCCGAAGGCCGTTACCTGGTGTGCTGCACCGAAACCTCGTCCTGGACGGTGGCGTTGACCTCCTTCCGCCTGCTGCTGGATACCGCCTGCGACCGCATGCTGCCGTGGCATTGGCGCTGCCTGTGCCTGGACCAGGCCTGGCGCCCGTTGCTGGACCTGCGCAACCTCGACCGCCGCGAACAGAACCAGCGCTGGCAGCCCTACGCCCTGCAATTGGCCAACTGCGTGCTGCTGCCTTCGATTTCTCCCGATGAACTGATGCAAGGATTAGACGATGAGTAATACCCGTATCGAGCGTGACAGCATGGGTGAGCTTCAGGTGCCTGCCGAGGCCCTGTATGGCGCCCAGACACAGCGCGCGGTCGACAACTTCCCGATCAGCGGTCAGCGCATGCCGGCCCAGTTCATTCGCGCATTGCTGCTGGCCAAGGCGGCAGCGGCCAAGGCCAACATCGAGCTGGAGCAAGTGACCGCCGACCAAGGCCAGGCCATCGTCAAGGCGGTCGAGCAACTGCTTGCGGAAGATTTTATCCAGCATTTCCCGGTGGACGTGTTCCAGACAGGTTCCGGCACCAGTTCGAACATGAACGCCAACGAAGTGATCGCCACCCTGGCCAGCCGGGTGCTCGGTGATGCGGTCAATGCCAACGACCATGTGAACTGCGGCCAGAGCAGCAACGACATCATCCCGACCACCATCCATGTCAGTGCCGCCTTGGCGCTGCACGAGCAGCTACTGCCAGCGTTGCGGCACCTGGTGCAGGTGATCGAGGCCAAGTCGGTGCAGGTGCACGCCTTTGTAAAAACCGGCCGCACTCACCTGATGGACGCCATGCCCGTGCGCATGAGCCAGGTGCTCGACGGCTGGGCGGCGCAAATCAACGGCGCGCTGGCGCACATTGAAGCGACCCTGCCGAGCTTGCAGGCGCTGGCCCAGGGCGGTACGGCCGTCGGGACCGGCATTAACGCCCATCCACAGTTCGCTGCCGGTTTCGCGCGTCAGCTGAGTGCCCTGACCCAGGTCGAGTTCACTCCCGGGCAAAACCTGTTTGCGCTGATCGGCTCGCAAGACACGGCGGTGGCCCTTTCCGGCCAGCTCAAGACCACCGCCGTGGCACTGATGAAAATCGCCAACGACCTGCGCTGGATGAACTCCGGCCCCTTGGCCGGCCTTGGCGAGATCGAGCTGCAAGGCTTGCAGCCGGGCTCGTCGATCATGCCGGGCAAGGTCAACCCAGTGATCCCGGAAGCCACCGCCATGGTCGCCGCGCAGGTGATCGGCAATGACGCGACCATCGCCATCGCCGGGCAGTCGGGCAACTTCGAGCTGAACGTCATGTTGCCGGTGATTGCCCGCAACCTGCTGGAAAGCATCGAGCTGATGGCCAACGTCAGCCGCCTGCTAGCCGACAAGGCCATCGCCACCTTCAAGGTCAATGAAAGCAAGCTCAAAGAGGCGCTGGCGCGCAACCCGATCCTGGTCACTGCGCTGAACCCGATCATCGGCTACCTCAAGGCCGCCGAAATCGCCAAGACCGCCTACAAGCAGGGCCGCCCGATCATCGACGTGGCGCTGGAGCACACCGACTTGTCGCGTGACCAGCTCGAGGCCCTGCTGGACCCGGAAAAACTCACGGCCGGCGGTATCTGACTCAGCGTCACCGCCGAGCGTACGAGCCATTGCGCTCAGGAGAAACGTCATGCAGCACTGGAAACGCACCACTGAAACCGCCAACCGCCTGTTCGAGCAAGGTGAATGGGTCGATGCCCGGGAACACTACCTGCAAGCCTTGGCCTTGGCCCAGGTGCTGTTCGAGCGCTGGCATGACGTCGACGAAGCGGTGGCGGTGTTCGTCATCGCTCACCACAACCTGGCCGACCTGCACCTGCGCCTGAACCAGCCGCACGAGAGCGCCGACTACCTGTGCTCTGCACACCAGCGCCTGCTCCAGGCCAGCCAGGAAGCGCGCTTGCCCCAGGCGCTGCGGGATGCAGCGCTGCGCCACAGTTCACGCACCTACACCGAATTGCTGAGTTTCATTGCCGAGTACGGACAGTACCCGCGCACCGAGCGCTTGCTCAACCGTCACGCCCCCGCCGCCAGCGAGCTGGCCGCGCAAACAGGCGTGACACCCAGAACCCACGCTTACGGAATCCATTGATATGCCACATACCTTGCCTGCGTTGCCTTATGCCTACGATGCGCTGGAGCCGCACATCGATGCCCAGACCATGGAAATTCACCACAGCAAGCACCACCAGACCTACATCAACAACCTCAACGCTGCCATCGAAGGCACCGAATGGGCCGAATGGCCGGTGGAGCAGCTGTTAGGCGCGGTCAAGCAACTGCCAGAAAAGCTGCAGGGCGCCGTGATCAACCAAGGCGGCGGCCACGCCAACCACACGCTGTTCTGGACGGTGATGGCGCCACACGGCGGCGGCCAGCCACACGGTCAGGTTGCCAAGGCCATCGAGGCCGAGCTGGGTGGGTTCGACGCGTTCAAGGACGCCTTCACCAAAGCAGCGCTGACCCGCTTTGGCAGTGGCTGGGCCTGGCTCAGCGTCACCCCGGGCAACACGTTAGTGGTCGAAAGCAGCGGTAACCAGGACAGCCCGCTGATGCACGGCAACACGCCGATTCTCGGGTTGGACGTGTGGGAGCACGCCTACTACCTGAAATACCAGAACCGTCGCCCTGAATACATCGGTGCCTTCTACAACGTCGTCGACTGGGCGGAAGTGGAACGTCGTTATCTCGAAGCCTTGAAGTGAGTCGATCCGGTATGCGTTCACAGGTGTTGTCCGTCAGCAGCGTGCGTCTGTTTCGTCTGGCGATAGGAACCTTGCTGTTGCTGGCGGGCACAGCATTGCTGCTGGCGCAGGGCATTGCCTGGCTGGGCCTGGAGCCGCGCATGCTGCGTGCCCTCGAAGGGGGCGCATTGTGTGCGTTGGGGACAGCGCTGGGCGCGGTACCGGTGTTGGTGATTCGTAACATGCCGGTGGCGCTGGCCGACACACTGCTGGGCTTCGGCGCGGGTGTGATGCTGGCGGCCACCGCGTTTTCCCTGATCATCCCGGGGCTGGAGGCGGCGCAAGGCATAGGTTTCAGCCCTTGGGGCGCGGGCGGCCTGATCAGCTTTGGCCTGATGTTTGGCGCCTTGTGCCTGTTCCTGGTCGACCTCAAGGTCTCCGGTGCCTCGCCAGAAGCCTTGGTCGGCACGGACAACCAGCCGGTGATCGCCGCGCGAATCTGGTTGTTCGTGATCGCCATCATCGCCCACAACATTCCTGAAGGCATGGCCATCGGCGTGTCTGCGGGCGGCGGCATGGCCGATGCCGACAGTTTGGCGATGGGCATCGCTTTGCAGGATGTGCCGGAAGGGCTGGT from Pseudomonas kermanshahensis carries:
- a CDS encoding superoxide dismutase, which codes for MPHTLPALPYAYDALEPHIDAQTMEIHHSKHHQTYINNLNAAIEGTEWAEWPVEQLLGAVKQLPEKLQGAVINQGGGHANHTLFWTVMAPHGGGQPHGQVAKAIEAELGGFDAFKDAFTKAALTRFGSGWAWLSVTPGNTLVVESSGNQDSPLMHGNTPILGLDVWEHAYYLKYQNRRPEYIGAFYNVVDWAEVERRYLEALK
- a CDS encoding class II fumarate hydratase is translated as MSNTRIERDSMGELQVPAEALYGAQTQRAVDNFPISGQRMPAQFIRALLLAKAAAAKANIELEQVTADQGQAIVKAVEQLLAEDFIQHFPVDVFQTGSGTSSNMNANEVIATLASRVLGDAVNANDHVNCGQSSNDIIPTTIHVSAALALHEQLLPALRHLVQVIEAKSVQVHAFVKTGRTHLMDAMPVRMSQVLDGWAAQINGALAHIEATLPSLQALAQGGTAVGTGINAHPQFAAGFARQLSALTQVEFTPGQNLFALIGSQDTAVALSGQLKTTAVALMKIANDLRWMNSGPLAGLGEIELQGLQPGSSIMPGKVNPVIPEATAMVAAQVIGNDATIAIAGQSGNFELNVMLPVIARNLLESIELMANVSRLLADKAIATFKVNESKLKEALARNPILVTALNPIIGYLKAAEIAKTAYKQGRPIIDVALEHTDLSRDQLEALLDPEKLTAGGI
- a CDS encoding ZIP family metal transporter, whose product is MRSQVLSVSSVRLFRLAIGTLLLLAGTALLLAQGIAWLGLEPRMLRALEGGALCALGTALGAVPVLVIRNMPVALADTLLGFGAGVMLAATAFSLIIPGLEAAQGIGFSPWGAGGLISFGLMFGALCLFLVDLKVSGASPEALVGTDNQPVIAARIWLFVIAIIAHNIPEGMAIGVSAGGGMADADSLAMGIALQDVPEGLVIALVLAGAGMPRFKAFLIGAASGLVEPVAAVICAWLVNVAELLLPLGLACAAGAMLLVVTQEIIPESRSNGHHRLASLGLCIGFCLMMVMDTAMS